One region of Streptococcus parasanguinis genomic DNA includes:
- a CDS encoding DNA topology modulation protein: MKIVIIGYSGSGKSTLAENLARHYCIPKLHMDTLQFQPGWIDSDRDWMEGEMRQFLSDHKDWVIDGNYSWCCYEERMEQADQIIFLNFSRWNCLFRAWKRYRRYKGQVRESMAAGCPERFDWEFIRWILWDGRTKSARERYQNIHSTYPEKFISLKNQKELDEFLKNIQ, from the coding sequence ATCTGGAAAGTCTACTTTGGCTGAAAACTTAGCCCGCCACTACTGCATTCCCAAGCTACATATGGACACCCTTCAATTTCAACCCGGTTGGATAGACAGTGACCGGGATTGGATGGAAGGTGAGATGAGACAGTTTCTCAGCGATCATAAAGACTGGGTCATTGATGGTAATTACTCTTGGTGCTGCTATGAGGAGAGAATGGAGCAAGCCGACCAGATTATCTTTCTCAACTTCTCTCGTTGGAACTGCCTCTTTAGAGCCTGGAAACGATACCGCCGTTATAAAGGCCAGGTCCGTGAGAGTATGGCGGCAGGTTGCCCCGAACGCTTTGACTGGGAATTCATCCGTTGGATCCTTTGGGACGGACGAACAAAAAGTGCCAGAGAAAGGTATCAAAACATCCACTCCACCTACCCCGAAAAATTTATCTCTCTCAAGAACCAAAAAGAGCTGGATGAGTTTCTAAAAAACATACAATAA
- the ldcB gene encoding LD-carboxypeptidase LdcB/DacB: MKARFSKLTLVTVALLTLTACSQSQSTSSKSSAKEETKQTQTKSSKETSSAKDTSKETGKEESSKAGKSDVKVDSGVSYNGSYYSVKGKYGEVMIANKHYPLSPDFNPGEDPEAVSALHELIAAMQAEGYPISDQYSGFRSYDTQVGLYQNYVNQDGQEAADRYSARPGYSEHQTGLTFDLIDTSGNLVTEPGPSKWLLKNAAKYGFVVRYQEGKEKVTGYMPESWHLRYIGKEAQDIADSGLSLEEYYGFTGGDYVDK; the protein is encoded by the coding sequence ATGAAAGCAAGATTTTCCAAATTAACTTTGGTGACAGTTGCCTTGTTAACCCTGACAGCTTGCTCCCAATCTCAATCCACTAGTTCTAAATCTTCTGCAAAAGAAGAAACTAAACAAACGCAAACCAAGTCTTCCAAAGAAACGTCTTCTGCAAAGGATACGTCAAAAGAGACAGGAAAAGAAGAGTCGTCAAAAGCTGGTAAGTCAGATGTGAAAGTGGACTCTGGTGTGAGCTATAATGGTTCTTACTATAGTGTCAAAGGGAAATATGGTGAGGTCATGATCGCCAACAAACATTATCCCTTGTCGCCTGACTTTAACCCAGGTGAAGATCCTGAAGCTGTTTCAGCCCTTCATGAATTGATCGCAGCCATGCAGGCAGAAGGATATCCAATCAGTGACCAATATAGTGGTTTTCGTAGCTACGACACCCAAGTTGGTCTCTATCAAAACTATGTCAATCAAGATGGTCAGGAAGCCGCCGATCGTTATTCTGCAAGACCGGGTTATAGTGAACACCAGACAGGTTTGACCTTTGATTTGATCGATACCAGTGGTAATCTGGTGACAGAACCTGGACCAAGTAAGTGGTTGCTCAAGAACGCCGCTAAATATGGCTTTGTGGTTCGTTACCAAGAAGGAAAAGAAAAAGTGACAGGCTACATGCCAGAAAGCTGGCATCTCCGCTATATCGGAAAAGAAGCACAAGATATCGCAGATTCAGGCTTGAGTCTGGAAGAATACTATGGCTTTACCGGTGGCGATTACGTTGATAAATAA
- a CDS encoding TcaA second domain-containing protein → MQKKWVELFEKVIGRKPSPEEFMAGKACGFDLKQIQSIAGNAPAEEVAPVEKPVVEPVEEVKNVDPLLAARQAWLQHFEETYGRKPSAEEFTAAKSQNFEFFVGPVPEAEFANPDSTDVTQEYVPQQPTQEYTAPLAAEQTQVFAGPNVTEAGPVQKKQKAPKTKGGKKLSEKKIGIISAIAVLVIALVAAFFYFQSTTRVEVTADKFIKAVDTKDYREAADLLSTDNDKWTKDEAESFITSMEDQGVDIGTELNKIIDNGGEGSYTDKSGNKIFGLEKADKKFGIFQEYRVASYPVQVKVKTNLDQAKLKVAANKTVTLKKDAVTDLGSFHYNTKEMELTAKTEVGNVTSKIHLNPKKATKNNLELQLNSEKRNLEVEFPDEVENPTDVKVVVNGKEVGTSTTFEVDSIPYQEIEVHAVFNMNGETYTTEKAKVTIEEGENDPIELKLAKDTLKRIKSAQDAKKAQAAKEEQNRTLAEEFLKEYRDAVFSSVSNRNNTYSKYYDTQSQAYKDMVEFTTGDGVRKAKIDYYTPGALDIQSVTEENGVVTIKTYEDFTVHYTDSHPDSQNRKYKTYTLKKVGASYVITDIVVTKES, encoded by the coding sequence ATGCAAAAGAAATGGGTTGAATTATTTGAAAAAGTGATTGGTCGCAAACCGTCACCAGAAGAGTTTATGGCTGGGAAAGCTTGTGGATTTGATTTGAAACAAATTCAGTCTATCGCAGGAAATGCCCCAGCAGAGGAAGTAGCTCCTGTTGAGAAACCAGTGGTTGAACCAGTTGAAGAAGTGAAGAATGTTGATCCACTTCTAGCAGCTCGTCAGGCTTGGTTGCAACATTTTGAAGAAACCTATGGCCGCAAGCCGAGTGCAGAAGAATTTACCGCAGCTAAAAGTCAAAACTTCGAGTTTTTTGTAGGACCTGTGCCTGAAGCAGAATTTGCGAACCCAGATTCAACAGATGTAACACAGGAATATGTGCCTCAACAGCCGACTCAAGAGTATACGGCTCCACTTGCTGCTGAGCAAACGCAGGTCTTTGCTGGTCCAAATGTCACAGAAGCAGGTCCAGTTCAGAAAAAACAAAAGGCCCCGAAAACGAAGGGTGGAAAGAAACTTTCCGAGAAGAAAATTGGGATTATTTCTGCTATTGCAGTCCTTGTGATCGCTTTGGTAGCAGCCTTCTTTTACTTCCAGTCTACAACACGTGTCGAAGTGACAGCAGATAAATTTATTAAGGCAGTGGACACCAAGGATTATCGCGAAGCAGCAGACCTACTTTCAACCGATAACGATAAATGGACAAAGGATGAAGCCGAAAGCTTTATCACCAGCATGGAAGATCAAGGAGTCGATATCGGCACAGAGTTGAACAAGATCATCGATAATGGTGGAGAAGGCAGCTATACGGATAAATCTGGAAACAAGATCTTTGGTTTGGAAAAAGCAGACAAGAAATTTGGGATCTTCCAAGAATACCGTGTAGCCAGCTATCCAGTACAAGTCAAGGTCAAGACCAATTTGGACCAAGCCAAACTCAAAGTGGCTGCCAATAAAACGGTAACCTTGAAAAAAGATGCAGTGACAGATCTTGGTTCTTTCCATTACAATACAAAAGAAATGGAATTGACTGCTAAAACAGAGGTCGGAAATGTCACTTCTAAGATCCATCTCAATCCTAAAAAAGCAACTAAGAACAACTTAGAATTGCAGTTGAATTCTGAAAAACGCAATTTAGAAGTTGAGTTCCCTGATGAGGTTGAAAACCCAACGGATGTGAAGGTTGTAGTCAACGGCAAAGAAGTCGGAACCAGCACGACCTTTGAAGTAGATAGCATCCCTTATCAAGAAATTGAAGTACATGCTGTCTTCAACATGAATGGGGAAACCTATACAACTGAGAAGGCTAAGGTGACGATTGAAGAGGGTGAGAACGATCCGATCGAACTTAAACTAGCCAAAGATACCCTAAAACGCATCAAGAGTGCACAAGATGCTAAGAAAGCGCAAGCAGCCAAAGAAGAACAAAATCGGACCTTGGCGGAAGAGTTCTTGAAAGAGTACCGCGACGCTGTCTTTAGCTCAGTTTCAAATCGAAACAACACCTACTCTAAATACTATGACACACAAAGTCAAGCCTACAAGGATATGGTTGAGTTCACAACTGGTGATGGTGTTCGAAAGGCTAAAATTGACTACTATACTCCAGGAGCTTTGGACATTCAAAGTGTCACTGAAGAAAATGGTGTGGTAACGATCAAGACTTATGAAGACTTTACCGTGCATTATACAGATAGCCATCCAGATTCACAAAACCGCAAGTACAAGACCTACACTTTGAAAAAAGTAGGTGCAAGTTATGTGATTACGGATATTGTCGTAACAAAAGAATCATAG
- a CDS encoding DUF6574 domain-containing protein encodes MSKQDWLDYFEAVNGRSASAEEIAQALAAGEFQEEVVVPETPQAPEFVAAPTAPVEEPVAAPQAPEFVAAPAAPQAPEFVAAPAAPAAPTAPTEEPVAAPVQEPAPQAAPTNGPAFQQAPQQAYQQPTQAAYQQAPYQGQPGQPYPAQPSQFGVAVGGYWNWFLSALKRPTAVENPKALNGILQYVLTAFVLTLSTFFTASGFTGGYGMDFRAFMLTLISLFFSVYAFQVAGFFVRRVVLQDKEYSYGRSFEEFGRLSVYTLPLALLAFLVGLVKVYEFYGFVNFLIFFLFFVGTCYVVHQGLNKTSFKADKFLLLVASSVVLLLIAIFVIYVNARILEQVAIGFIPSAPNFSNFGF; translated from the coding sequence ATGTCAAAACAAGATTGGCTGGATTATTTCGAAGCCGTAAATGGTCGTTCTGCTAGTGCAGAAGAAATTGCTCAAGCACTGGCTGCAGGAGAATTTCAAGAAGAAGTAGTGGTTCCAGAAACCCCACAAGCTCCAGAATTTGTCGCAGCGCCAACTGCCCCTGTTGAAGAACCAGTAGCAGCTCCACAAGCCCCAGAGTTTGTTGCAGCGCCAGCAGCTCCTCAAGCTCCAGAGTTTGTTGCAGCGCCAGCAGCACCAGCAGCGCCAACTGCTCCTACAGAAGAACCAGTCGCAGCTCCAGTTCAAGAGCCTGCCCCTCAAGCTGCTCCAACGAATGGACCTGCTTTCCAACAAGCTCCACAACAAGCCTACCAACAACCTACTCAAGCAGCTTATCAACAAGCTCCTTACCAAGGTCAACCAGGACAACCTTATCCTGCCCAACCAAGTCAATTTGGTGTAGCCGTTGGTGGTTACTGGAATTGGTTCCTTTCAGCTTTGAAACGTCCAACAGCTGTAGAAAATCCAAAAGCTCTTAACGGAATTTTACAGTATGTCTTAACTGCCTTTGTCTTGACCCTATCAACTTTCTTCACAGCTAGTGGATTTACAGGCGGTTATGGAATGGATTTCCGTGCCTTTATGTTGACATTGATTTCCCTATTCTTTAGCGTTTACGCCTTCCAAGTAGCTGGATTCTTTGTTCGTCGTGTGGTTCTTCAAGATAAGGAATACAGTTACGGTCGTTCATTTGAAGAGTTTGGACGTTTGTCTGTTTACACTTTGCCACTTGCCCTTCTTGCTTTCTTAGTAGGTCTTGTAAAAGTTTATGAATTTTATGGCTTTGTAAACTTCCTTATTTTCTTCTTGTTCTTTGTTGGAACATGCTATGTCGTTCATCAAGGATTGAACAAGACAAGCTTTAAAGCAGATAAATTCTTGCTTCTAGTAGCATCATCTGTTGTCTTGCTTCTCATTGCTATCTTTGTCATTTATGTGAATGCTCGTATTTTAGAACAAGTAGCTATTGGATTTATTCCAAGTGCTCCAAATTTCTCTAACTTTGGATTCTAA
- a CDS encoding rhodanese-like domain-containing protein translates to MKEIPFSNFYQAYQKGDILALDVREQEEYDALHLDGVHLLPLSELANRYQELEKEHPYYVICKSGRRSARACQFLEEQGYDVTNVQGGMDAFES, encoded by the coding sequence ATGAAAGAAATTCCATTTTCAAACTTTTACCAAGCTTATCAAAAAGGAGACATATTGGCTCTTGATGTACGCGAGCAGGAAGAGTATGATGCCCTTCACTTAGATGGGGTTCATCTTCTCCCCTTATCTGAGTTAGCAAATCGCTACCAGGAATTAGAGAAGGAACATCCCTATTATGTCATCTGCAAGTCTGGTCGACGCTCAGCACGTGCTTGCCAATTTTTGGAAGAGCAAGGCTACGATGTGACCAACGTCCAAGGTGGCATGGATGCATTTGAATCCTAA
- a CDS encoding prolyl-tRNA synthetase associated domain-containing protein has product MDAYQQVKDKLEELGISFDVVEHPPAFTTEQADSYIEGLEGVRTKSMFLTNKKKTQYYLLIMDDQKPLDMDDFKEQVEANRIRMASADSLAEKMQLPPGTVSPFGLLNNEEKDIRVYFDKDIVSEEIMTFHPNTNEKTIFIKTQDLFRFLESIGFSYEILTLP; this is encoded by the coding sequence ATGGATGCATACCAACAAGTTAAAGACAAATTGGAAGAACTCGGCATTTCATTTGATGTGGTGGAACACCCACCTGCATTCACAACTGAGCAGGCCGATTCTTACATTGAAGGCTTAGAAGGTGTGCGGACCAAGTCCATGTTTTTGACCAACAAGAAGAAAACCCAATACTATCTGCTCATCATGGATGACCAGAAGCCATTGGATATGGATGATTTCAAAGAGCAAGTGGAAGCCAACCGGATCCGCATGGCTTCAGCAGATTCTTTAGCTGAAAAAATGCAATTACCGCCAGGTACGGTTTCTCCATTTGGTTTATTGAACAATGAAGAAAAAGATATTCGTGTCTATTTCGATAAAGACATTGTGTCAGAGGAGATCATGACCTTTCATCCCAATACCAATGAAAAGACGATCTTTATTAAAACCCAAGACTTGTTCCGATTTTTAGAGTCAATTGGCTTTAGCTATGAAATTCTAACCCTTCCATAA
- a CDS encoding uracil-DNA glycosylase family protein — protein sequence MSRIETIKQAIMADPQNKAYTDRGIEPLFAAPKTARINIIGQAPGLKTQEAGLYWKDKSGDRLREWLGVDEDTFYNSGLFAVIPMDFYFPGHGKSGDLPPRKGFAEKWHPQLLKECPDIELTLLIGQYAQAYYLHEKVSGKVTERVQHFKNYLPTYFPLVHPSPRNQIWMAKNPWFEAEVVPELQSLVQEIIQK from the coding sequence ATGTCAAGGATTGAAACTATTAAACAAGCCATTATGGCAGACCCTCAAAATAAAGCTTATACGGATAGAGGGATTGAGCCACTCTTTGCAGCTCCAAAAACTGCTCGTATCAATATTATCGGACAAGCTCCTGGTCTCAAGACTCAGGAAGCGGGACTCTATTGGAAGGATAAGAGTGGTGACCGACTGCGCGAATGGTTAGGAGTTGACGAAGACACCTTTTACAATTCTGGTTTGTTTGCAGTCATTCCCATGGACTTTTATTTCCCAGGGCATGGGAAATCTGGTGACCTTCCCCCTCGCAAAGGTTTTGCAGAAAAGTGGCATCCTCAACTTCTCAAGGAGTGTCCGGATATTGAGTTGACCCTCTTGATTGGACAATATGCCCAAGCTTACTACCTTCATGAAAAGGTGAGTGGCAAGGTAACCGAACGGGTTCAGCATTTTAAGAACTATTTACCAACCTATTTTCCACTAGTTCATCCTTCCCCTCGCAATCAAATCTGGATGGCTAAGAATCCTTGGTTTGAGGCAGAGGTGGTGCCAGAATTGCAATCATTAGTACAAGAGATCATTCAAAAATAA
- the pepV gene encoding dipeptidase PepV, translating into MTTVDFKAEVEKRRDEMMADLYSLLKINSERDDSKADAEHPFGPGPVKALEKFLEIAKRDGYETKNVDNYAGHFTFGEGKEELGIFAHMDVVPAGSGWKTDPYKPEIIDGKLYARGSSDDKGPTMACYYGLKIIKDLGLPVSKRVRFVVGTDEESGWGDMDYYFKHVGLPEPDFGFSPDAEFPIINGEKGNITEYLHFGNDNTGSAHLHSFTGGLRENMVPESATAVVSGQLPDLAGLLDAFAKEHQLQYEISTVDEETYTVTIIGKSAHGSTPEDGINGATYLALLLNQFDFGGAAKAYLHVTASLLHEDFAGEKLGIAHTDAKMGPLSMNAGVFHFDDSQADNTIALNIRYPQGTDPETIKSTLEKIEGVATVSLSAHGHTPHYVPMDDELVSTLLRVYEKQTGLKGHEQVIGGGTFGRLLKRGVAFGAMFPDYVNTMHQANEFADVEDLYRAAAIYAEAIYELIK; encoded by the coding sequence ATGACAACAGTTGACTTTAAAGCAGAAGTAGAAAAACGTCGCGATGAGATGATGGCTGACCTATATAGCCTCTTGAAAATCAATTCTGAACGCGATGACAGCAAGGCAGATGCGGAGCATCCTTTTGGACCTGGTCCTGTAAAAGCTCTTGAAAAATTCTTGGAAATTGCCAAACGTGATGGCTATGAAACCAAGAATGTCGACAATTATGCCGGTCACTTTACTTTTGGTGAAGGAAAAGAAGAGCTTGGAATCTTTGCCCATATGGACGTCGTGCCTGCAGGTAGTGGCTGGAAGACGGATCCATATAAACCAGAAATTATTGATGGCAAGCTCTATGCGCGTGGTTCGTCTGATGATAAAGGGCCTACAATGGCCTGCTACTATGGTTTGAAGATCATTAAAGACTTAGGACTCCCTGTTTCTAAGCGCGTGCGCTTTGTTGTCGGTACGGATGAAGAATCGGGCTGGGGCGACATGGATTACTATTTCAAACATGTCGGACTTCCCGAGCCAGATTTTGGCTTCTCACCAGATGCGGAATTCCCAATCATCAATGGAGAAAAAGGAAACATCACTGAGTACCTTCATTTTGGAAATGATAACACAGGAAGTGCCCATCTTCATAGCTTTACAGGTGGCCTTCGTGAAAACATGGTACCAGAGTCAGCGACTGCAGTCGTTTCTGGACAACTACCAGATCTTGCTGGCCTCTTGGATGCTTTTGCCAAGGAACACCAGCTTCAGTATGAAATCTCAACTGTTGACGAAGAAACCTATACCGTTACGATTATCGGGAAATCTGCTCACGGATCAACTCCTGAAGATGGGATCAATGGTGCGACCTACTTGGCTCTCTTGTTGAACCAATTTGATTTTGGTGGTGCTGCTAAGGCTTACCTTCATGTGACAGCTTCACTTCTTCACGAAGATTTTGCTGGTGAAAAATTAGGAATTGCCCATACAGATGCCAAAATGGGACCATTGAGCATGAATGCAGGTGTCTTCCATTTTGATGACAGCCAAGCAGACAATACTATTGCCCTCAATATCCGGTACCCTCAAGGTACAGATCCTGAAACCATCAAGTCCACCCTTGAAAAGATCGAAGGAGTGGCTACAGTAAGCTTGTCAGCCCACGGTCACACACCTCACTATGTTCCGATGGATGATGAATTGGTATCCACCCTCTTGCGTGTTTACGAAAAACAAACTGGCCTCAAAGGACATGAACAAGTGATCGGTGGTGGTACCTTTGGTCGTCTCTTGAAACGTGGGGTTGCCTTTGGTGCTATGTTCCCAGACTATGTCAATACTATGCACCAAGCTAATGAGTTCGCAGATGTTGAAGATCTCTATCGTGCAGCAGCTATTTACGCAGAAGCCATCTACGAATTAATCAAATAA
- a CDS encoding nitroreductase family protein: MKFLELNKKRHAIKHFTDQPVDPKDVRTAIEIATLAPSAHNSQPWKFVVVRQKNAELAKLAYGANYDQVMEAPVTIALFTDTDLQKRARKIARVGGVKNFTDEQLQYFMQNLPAEFARYDAQQTSDYLALNAGLVAMNLVLALTDQGIGTNIILGFDKSKINEVLDIEERFRPEVLITVGYAAEKVEPSYRLPVDEIIDKR; this comes from the coding sequence ATGAAATTTCTAGAGCTCAATAAAAAACGCCATGCGATCAAGCATTTCACTGACCAACCGGTCGATCCAAAGGATGTACGGACTGCCATTGAGATCGCAACCTTGGCCCCTAGTGCCCACAATAGCCAGCCTTGGAAATTTGTGGTCGTTCGTCAAAAAAATGCTGAATTGGCAAAATTAGCCTATGGTGCAAACTACGATCAAGTCATGGAAGCACCTGTGACCATCGCCCTCTTTACAGATACTGATTTGCAAAAACGGGCTCGCAAGATTGCGCGTGTCGGTGGGGTGAAAAACTTCACAGATGAGCAGTTGCAATACTTTATGCAAAATCTTCCTGCTGAATTTGCACGCTATGATGCCCAACAAACAAGTGATTACTTGGCTTTGAATGCTGGTCTTGTGGCCATGAACTTGGTACTTGCTTTGACAGACCAAGGCATTGGAACCAATATTATTTTGGGATTTGATAAATCGAAAATCAATGAAGTATTGGACATCGAAGAGCGTTTCCGTCCAGAAGTTTTGATTACGGTTGGCTATGCGGCTGAAAAAGTAGAGCCAAGCTACCGCTTACCAGTGGACGAAATCATTGACAAACGCTAA
- a CDS encoding metallophosphoesterase family protein — protein sequence MNHRIAILSDIHGDTTALEAVIADARALGATEYWLLGDILLPGPGREDLFELLDAIPITAAVRGNWDDCVLEALDGVYGLEDPQEIQLLRLTQYLMEGLDPKRIDWLRSLPLVEKKEVNGIRFSLTHNLPEKNYGGDLRPANATENFDQLLDDQTDLAIYGHVHKQLLRYGSQGQQILNPGTIGMPYFDWEPIQNHRAQYALIDVEEDGVTNLQFRKVAYDYEAELQDAKDKGLPFIEMYEELRREDNYRGHNIELLTGLIEKYGYAKEVAAYFNFFNES from the coding sequence ATGAACCATCGAATCGCTATTTTATCTGATATCCACGGAGATACGACAGCCCTGGAGGCAGTGATTGCGGATGCGCGTGCTCTAGGCGCAACGGAATACTGGCTTTTGGGGGACATTTTGCTACCGGGGCCTGGAAGAGAGGACCTTTTTGAGTTGCTGGATGCGATTCCGATTACAGCGGCTGTTCGTGGAAATTGGGACGATTGTGTCCTAGAGGCCTTGGATGGCGTGTACGGACTTGAGGATCCGCAGGAGATCCAGCTTCTTCGTCTCACTCAGTACCTCATGGAAGGACTAGATCCTAAGCGGATCGATTGGCTTCGCTCCCTTCCTTTGGTAGAGAAAAAGGAGGTCAACGGTATTCGCTTCTCACTGACCCACAATTTGCCAGAAAAGAATTATGGTGGAGACTTGCGTCCAGCTAATGCGACGGAGAACTTTGACCAACTGCTGGATGACCAGACGGATCTGGCGATCTACGGTCATGTCCACAAGCAGTTGCTTCGCTATGGCAGTCAGGGCCAACAGATTCTTAATCCAGGAACTATTGGCATGCCTTATTTTGACTGGGAACCAATTCAAAACCACAGAGCTCAATATGCTCTGATCGATGTCGAAGAAGATGGGGTGACCAACCTGCAATTTCGTAAGGTTGCCTATGACTATGAAGCAGAGCTCCAAGATGCTAAGGACAAGGGCCTTCCCTTTATTGAGATGTACGAAGAATTGAGACGCGAGGATAACTATCGGGGTCATAACATCGAGCTCCTAACTGGCTTAATTGAGAAATACGGTTATGCCAAAGAAGTAGCTGCCTATTTCAATTTTTTCAATGAATCATAG
- the uvrC gene encoding excinuclease ABC subunit UvrC, with protein sequence MNNLIKSKLELLPTSPGCYIHKDKNGTIIYVGKAKNLRNRVRSYFRGSHDTKTEALVSEIVDFEFIVTESNIEALLLEINLIKENKPKYNIMLKDDKSYPFIKITNERYPRLIITRQVKKDGGLYFGPYPDVGAANEIKRLLDRIFPFRKCTNPPSKVCFYYHLGQCMAHTVCHKDEAYFKGMAQEVSDFLKGQDDKIIDELKLKMNSAAQNMEFERAAEYRDLIQAIGTLRTKQRVMAKDLQNRDVFGYYVDKGWMCVQVFFVRQGKLIERDVNLFPYYNDPDEDFLTYVGQFYQEKSHLIPNEILIPQDIDEEAVKALVDTKVLKPQRGEKKQLVNLAIKNARVSLEQKFNLLEKSMEKTQGAIENLGKLLQIPTPVRIESFDNSNIMGTSPVSAMVVFVNGKPSKKDYRKYKIKTVVGPDDYASMREVIRRRYSRVMRDGLTPPDLIVIDGGQGQVNIAKQVIQEELGLDIPIAGLQKNDKHQTHELLFGDPLQVIELSRTSQEFFLLQRIQDEVHRFAITFHRQLRSKNSFSSQLDGIEGLGPKRKQLLMKHFKSLTKIKEATVDEIVTVGIPRAVAEAVQAKLHQGKQEEASLLMEVAEDSESYQS encoded by the coding sequence ATGAATAACTTGATTAAATCCAAGCTCGAGCTCTTGCCGACGAGTCCGGGCTGTTACATTCACAAAGATAAGAACGGAACCATCATCTATGTGGGGAAGGCCAAGAATCTTCGCAACCGGGTGCGGTCCTATTTCAGAGGGAGCCACGATACCAAGACGGAAGCGCTGGTATCTGAGATTGTGGATTTTGAATTTATCGTCACTGAGTCTAATATTGAGGCCTTGCTTCTTGAGATCAACCTCATCAAGGAGAACAAGCCCAAATACAATATCATGCTCAAGGATGATAAGTCCTATCCCTTCATCAAGATTACCAATGAGCGCTATCCCCGTCTTATCATCACGCGCCAGGTCAAAAAGGATGGTGGTCTCTATTTTGGTCCTTATCCAGACGTAGGAGCGGCCAATGAGATCAAGCGGCTTTTGGATCGGATTTTCCCTTTCCGCAAGTGTACCAATCCGCCTTCCAAGGTCTGCTTTTACTATCATCTGGGGCAATGTATGGCCCACACGGTTTGCCACAAGGACGAGGCCTATTTCAAGGGCATGGCCCAGGAGGTTTCTGATTTCCTCAAGGGGCAGGATGATAAGATTATCGATGAGCTCAAGCTCAAGATGAATTCCGCTGCGCAAAACATGGAATTCGAGCGGGCAGCCGAGTATCGGGATCTGATCCAAGCTATTGGGACCCTGCGGACCAAACAGCGGGTCATGGCTAAGGATTTGCAGAACCGGGATGTCTTTGGCTACTACGTGGACAAGGGCTGGATGTGTGTGCAGGTCTTCTTTGTCCGTCAGGGCAAGCTGATCGAGCGCGACGTCAACCTTTTTCCTTACTACAATGATCCGGACGAGGATTTCTTGACCTATGTGGGGCAGTTTTACCAGGAGAAATCTCACCTGATCCCTAATGAAATCCTGATCCCTCAAGATATCGATGAGGAAGCGGTCAAGGCCCTAGTGGATACCAAGGTTCTCAAGCCCCAGCGTGGGGAGAAGAAGCAGTTGGTCAATCTGGCCATCAAGAATGCGCGTGTCAGTCTGGAGCAGAAGTTTAATCTCCTTGAAAAATCCATGGAAAAGACCCAAGGTGCTATTGAAAATCTTGGAAAACTCCTGCAAATCCCAACTCCTGTGCGTATTGAATCTTTTGACAACTCCAACATCATGGGGACCAGTCCGGTCTCAGCCATGGTGGTCTTTGTCAATGGGAAGCCAAGCAAAAAGGACTACCGCAAGTACAAGATCAAGACCGTCGTCGGGCCAGACGACTATGCCAGCATGCGGGAGGTCATTCGCAGACGCTACAGCCGGGTCATGCGGGATGGCCTGACGCCACCAGATCTGATCGTCATCGATGGGGGTCAGGGCCAGGTTAATATCGCTAAGCAAGTCATTCAAGAGGAGTTGGGGCTGGATATTCCCATTGCAGGCCTGCAAAAGAATGACAAGCACCAGACCCATGAATTGCTCTTTGGCGATCCTCTCCAAGTCATCGAACTCTCTCGGACCTCGCAGGAATTTTTCCTCCTCCAACGAATTCAGGATGAAGTCCACCGTTTCGCCATCACCTTCCACCGCCAGCTCCGATCCAAGAATTCCTTTTCCTCCCAGCTGGATGGGATCGAAGGCTTGGGACCAAAACGCAAGCAGTTGCTGATGAAACACTTCAAGTCACTGACCAAAATCAAAGAAGCTACTGTAGATGAGATCGTCACAGTTGGCATCCCACGAGCAGTGGCTGAAGCGGTGCAAGCTAAGCTCCATCAAGGAAAGCAAGAAGAAGCAAGTCTCTTGATGGAAGTTGCGGAGGATTCTGAATCATACCAATCATAA